Proteins encoded together in one Falco biarmicus isolate bFalBia1 chromosome 4, bFalBia1.pri, whole genome shotgun sequence window:
- the KCNJ12 gene encoding ATP-sensitive inward rectifier potassium channel 12 — MTAGRVNPYSIVSSEEDGLRLTTMPGINGFGNGKIHTRRKCRNRFVKKNGQCNVEFTNMDDKPQRYIADMFTTCVDIRWRYMLLLFSLAFLVSWLLFGLIFWLIALIHGDLENPGGDDTFKPCVLQVNGFVAAFLFSIETQTTIGYGFRCVTEECPLAVFMVVVQSIVGCIIDSFMIGAIMAKMARPKKRAQTLLFSHNAVVAMRDGKLCLMWRVGNLRKSHIVEAHVRAQLIKPRITEEGEYIPLDQIDIDVGFDKGLDRIFLVSPITILHEINEDSPLFGISRQDLETDDFEIVVILEGMVEATAMTTQARSSYLASEILWGHRFEPVLFEEKNQYKVDYSHFHKTYEVPSTPRCSAKDLVENKFLLPSTNSFCYENELAFMSRDEEEEDDDSRGLEDLSPDNRHEFDRLQATIALDQRSYRRESEI; from the coding sequence ATGACTGCAGGCAGAGTCAACCCTTACAGCATCGTGTCCTCCGAGGAAGACGGGCTGAGGTTGACCACCATGCCAGGTATCAACGGCTTTGGCAATGGGAAAATCCACACCAGGAGGAAATGCAGGAACAGGTTTGTAAAGAAGAACGGTCAATGCAACGTGGAGTTCACCAACATGGATGACAAGCCGCAGAGGTACATTGCGGACATGTTCACCACGTGCGTTGACATCCGCTGGAGGTATATGCTTTTGCTCTTTTCCCTGGCATTTCTGGTGTCCTGGTTATTGTTTGGGCTGATTTTCTGGCTAATTGCACTCATTCACGGAGACCTAGAAAACCCGGGTGGAGACGATACCTTCAAGCCTTGTGTTCTGCAGGTCAATGGCTTtgtggctgcttttctgttctccatCGAGACCCAAACGACTATTGGTTATGGCTTCCGCTGCGTGACGGAGGAGTGCCCGCTCGCGGTCTTCATGGTGGTGGTTCAGTCCATCGTGGGGTGTATAATTGACTCTTTCATGATTGGTGCAATAATGGCAAAGATGGCCAGGCCCAAAAAACGGGCCCAGACATTACTTTTCAGCCATAATGCGGTAGTGGCAATGAGAGATGGAAAACTCTGCCTGATGTGGAGAGTTGGGAACCTCCGGAAAAGCCACATAGTAGAAGCCCACGTACGAGCTCAGCTAATTAAGCCCAGGATCACAGAAGAAGGGGAGTACATACCGCTCGACCAAATAGACATTGACGTGGGGTTTGATAAAGGCTTGGACCGTATCTTCTTGGTGTCTCCCATCACCATTCTCCACGAGATCAATGAAGACAGCCCCTTGTTTGGGATCAGCCGCCAGGACTTGGAGACAGATGACTTTGAGATTGTGGTCATCCTGGAGGGCATGGTAGAAGCCACCGCTATGACGACGCAAGCTCGGAGCTCCTACCTGGCCAGTGAGATCCTCTGGGGCCACCGCTTCGAGCCCGTCTTGTTCGAGGAGAAAAACCAGTACAAAGTAGACTATTCCCACTTCCACAAAACCTATGAGGTCCCGTCCACACCCCGCTGCAGCGCCAAGGACTTGGTGGAGAACAAattcctgctgcccagcaccaaCTCCTTCTGCTACGAGAACGAGCTGGCCTTCATGAGCCGtgatgaggaagaggaagacGACGACAGCCGGGGTTTGGAGGACCTAAGCCCGGACAACAGGCACGAGTTTGATAGGCTTCAAGCCACGATAGCGTTGGATCAGCGGTCGTACAGGAGGGAGTCGGAAATATGA